A single genomic interval of Anopheles marshallii chromosome 2, idAnoMarsDA_429_01, whole genome shotgun sequence harbors:
- the LOC128707080 gene encoding 3-hydroxy-3-methylglutaryl-coenzyme A reductase, producing the protein MRLGRLFRAHGEFCASHPWEVIMLLVSATACVLSIDRNNNVAQSADDAEQLRTCTSWRYGQRTVDGGLCEEPARNIIDIILMMIVRCTAILYIYYHFRHLHKLGSKYILGLAALFALFSSFIFTTTVLNILGCEISDLKDALFLFLLLIDLSRAGILAQLALCGANQSEVTTNIARGMEVFGPAMSLDTLVEALVIGVGTLSGVQRLELLSGFAVLSALVNYIVFMTFYPACLSLILELTHNGRNGQQLNGEVLIKHMLLQEDCKPNPVVQRVKVIMSSGLFVVHVLSRFPTSDKESDAAEQIIASRAHEHLAAMNKTDTSELSEMIMHLLSFSLEQIFTYILIVTLGAKFLLFDRYHLSDHLIHAVANEQEVAATVALNETRQQIQGAAPVSTPPVTFTLAETVMVEEKATQSELSLIGAGRFGRKVRKHTLVEQNAEGEQMVEPASDDDQELFDSEEDEVEREPRPLEECVQILQYDGHGKRLTDGEVEMIVRGCRNICPLYKIEKIIGDAERGVRLRRCMLLKDAGCNAGLLKDLPYLSYDYSKVMDACCENVIGYVPIPVGFAGPLLLDGKKYFVPMATTEGALVASTNRGCKALSVCGVTSYCEDIGMTRAPCVRFPNVLLAAQAKRWMESEVNFQRIKKAFDSTSRYARLQDLYIAMDGPVLYIRFRAFTGDAMGMNMLSKGTEKALREIQSVFPEMVIISLSGNYCSDKKSAAINWIKGRGKRVVCETIVPADKLAQIFRTNARTLVQCNKLKNMTGSAVAGSIGGNNAHAANMVTAIFIATGQDPAQNVTSSNCSTNMETCGETGEDLYITCTMPSLEVGTLGGGTGLPGQGACLNLLGVRGSHPTNPAENSKQLARIICATVMAGELSLLSALVTSDLVNSHMRHNRSSVAINPNLHLAASAIVTPAKEGEAGTSS; encoded by the exons ATGCGTCTGGGACGACTGTTTCGCGCGCACGGCGAATTCTGTGCCTCCCACCCGTGGGAGGTGATCATGCTGTTGGTCTCTGCGACGGCCTGCGTCCTCTCGATAGATAGGAACAATAACGTTGCACAATCGGCGGATGACGCCGAGCAGTTGCGCACATGCACTAGCTGGCGTTATGGACAACGTACGGTCGACGGTGGATTGTGCGAGGAACCTGCGCGAAACATCATCGACATCATTCTAATGATGATAGTGCGTTGCACGGccattttatatatttactaCCACTTTCGTCATCTGCACAAGCTTGGATCGAAGTATATTCTAG GCCTTGCTGCCCTTTTCGCGCTGTTTTCCAGCTTCATCTTCACCACGACCGTGCTGAACATCCTCGGTTGTGAAATATCCGATCTAAA AGACGCGCTGTtcctttttctgctgctgATTGACCTGTCGAGGGCTGGTATACTGGCTCAGCTGGCCCTGTGCGGTGCCAACCAGTCTGAGGTGACGACCAACATTGCGCGCGGCATGGAGGTATTCGGACCGGCGATGTCGCTCGACACGCTCGTCGAAGCGCTGGTAATTGGCGTGGGGACCCTTTCCGGCGTACAGCGGCTGGAGCTGCTGAGTGGGTTTGCCGTGCTCTCCGCACTAGTGAACTACATCGTCTTCATGACCTTCTACCCGGCCTGTCTATCGCTGATACTCGAGCTGACGCACAACGGGAGAAACGGGCAGCAGCTTAACGGCGAGGTGCTGATCAAGCACATGCTCCTGCAGGAGGACTGCAAACCGAACCCGGTCGTACAGCGCGTTAAGGTGATCATGTCCAGCGGGCTGTTCGTGGTGCACGTCCTGAGCCGGTTTCCCACCTCGGACAAGGAGTCAGACGCGGCCGAACAGATTATCGCGTCACGGGCCCATGAACATCTGGCCGCAATGAACAAGACGGATACCAGCGAATTGTCCGAAATGATCATGCA TTTGCTGTCATTCAGCTTAGAGCAAATCTTCACCTACATTCTCATCGTCACGCTTGGTGCCAAATTCTTGCTGTTCGATCGATACCACCTCTCTGATCATCTAATACATGCGGTCGCAAACGAACAGGAAGTAGCCGCTACGGTGGCACTGAATGAGACAAGGCAACAAATTCAAGGAGCTGCGCCCGTGAGTACACCGCCCGTTACATTCACCTTGGCCGAAACGGTgatggtggaagaaaaagcCACCCAGAGTGAGTTGAGCTTGATCGGTGCTGGCCGGTTCGGACGCAAGGTGCGAAAGCATACCCTGGTCGAGCAGAATGCGGAAGGTGAGCAGATGGTCGAACCGGCGAGTGACGACGATCAGGAGCTGTTCGACAGCGAGGAAGATGAGGTTGAGCGAGAACCGCGCCCATTGGAGGAGTGTGTGCAGATATTGCAGTACGATGGGCATGGCAAACGGTTGACAGACGGCGAGGTGGAAATGATTGTACGCGGCTGTCGCAATATTTGCCCGCTGTATAAAATCGAGAAAATTATTGGTGATGCGGAACGAGGCGTTCGCTTGCGTCGCTGCATGCTGCTGAAGGATGCGGGATGTAATGCTGGACTGCTGAAAGATCTGCCGTATCTCAGCTATGACTACTCGAAGGTCATGGACGCGTGCTGCGAAAACGTGATAGGATACGTGCCGATACCGGTTGGGTTCGCTGGGCCGCTGCTGCTTGACGGCAAGAAGTACTTCGTGCCGATGGCCACCACCGAGGGTGCGCTCGTGGCCAGCACAAATCGGGGCTGCAAGGCCCTTTCGGTGTGTGGTGTAACAAGCTATTGCGAGGATATCGGAATGACGCGTGCTCCCTGCGTCCGTTTCCCGAATGTGCTGCTAGCGGCACAAGCCAAGCGGTGGATGGAATCGGAGGTCAACTTCCAGCGCATCAAGAAAGCATTCGATTCGACCAGTCGGTACGCCCGCCTGCAGGACTTGTACATCGCCATGGACGGTCCCGTACTGTATATTCGGTTCCGCGCTTTCACTGGCGATGCGATGGGCATGAACATGCTGTCGAAGGGTACGGAAAAGGCTTTGCGCGAAATACAATCCGTTTTTCCCGAGATGGTCATCATTTCGCTCAGCGGTAACTACTGCTCGGACAAAAAGTCAGCTGCCATTAACTGGATTAAAGGGCGGGGCAAACGCGTCGTATGCGAAACGATCGTTCCGGCGGACAAGCTCGCGCAGATCTTCCGAACAAACGCCCGAACGCTCGTGCAGTGCAACAAGCTGAAGAACATGACCGGATCGGCCGTTGCCGGGAGCATAGGGGGCAACAATGCGCACGCGGCCAACATGGTTACTGCGATCTTCATCGCGACCGGGCAGGATCCGGCACAGAACGTTACCAGCAGCAACTGCTCAACCAACATGGAAACGTGTGGTGAGACGGGCGAGGATCTGTACATCACCTGCACGATGCCCTCGCTGGAGGTAGGCACGCTCGGTGGAGGTACCGGACTGCCCGGACAGGGAGCCTGCCTCAATTTGCTGGGTGTGCGCGGTTCCCATCCGACGAATCCGGCTGAAAATTCGAAACAACTGGCCCGCATCATCTGTGCCACCGTAATGGCCGGAGAACTGAGTCTTTTGTCGGCATTGGTCACTAGCGATCTAGTCAACAGCCATATGCGACACAACAG ATCATCGGTAGCAATAAATCCAAATTTGCATCTAGCGGCGTCCGCAATAGTGACGCCCGCGAAGGAAGGAGAAGCAGGTACTTCCTCTTAA